In Peromyscus maniculatus bairdii isolate BWxNUB_F1_BW_parent chromosome 9, HU_Pman_BW_mat_3.1, whole genome shotgun sequence, one genomic interval encodes:
- the LOC102915375 gene encoding disks large homolog 5-like, with protein MFSRLRSLLRRENVVHPETRERQKEAGIQSQRTIGLRKWFCRRQKTAMEPSSHPTLLTKKEVKKEIERLTTKLQLATDQRNQLRDCLLFITEGTVDNRPYHQPNPFYHKLRMEHKRVMKELNTLQNENTEASKKFSEQTKETLFYRGLHSRLLMEQTQLEKKVGMLRQEKMKLLEDWVLLKHHSKELKMICEDQEEKTSDLKTQQRQELQRLEERVQFWLKQKDMVTQKKDLAEKLQHHFEGSQMRSRKLRLEQATAQGGSPLQREALQQETPAEPHSQQPLKSGDEVSSSDLVSTVE; from the exons ATGTTCTCCAGACTGAGGAGTCTCCTTAGGAGAGAGAATGTAGTACATccagagaccagagagaggcagaaagaagctGGCATTCAGTCTCAGCGTACAATAGGATTAAGAAAATGGTTCTGTCGGAGGCAaa AGACTGCAATGGAGCCATCATCCCACCCAACCCTCCTCACCaagaaggaggtgaagaaagaaatagagaggcTGACCACGAAGCTGCAGCTTGCGACAGACCAAAGGAATCAGCTGCGAGATTGTCTGCTCTTCATCACGGAAGGGACCGTAGATAATAG GCCCTACCACCAGCCAAATCCTTTCTATCACAAACTGAGGATGGAGCATAAACGAGTCATGAAGGAACTGAACACCTTGCAGAATGAGAACACCGAGGCTTCAAAGAAGTTCAGTGAGCAGACCAAGGAGACACTCTTCTATCG TGGTCTGCACAGCCGGCTCCTGATGGAACAAACTCAGCTGGAGAAGAAGGTGggcatgctgaggcaggagaaaatgaaactgcTGGAGGATTGGGTCCTGCTGAAGCACCATTCAAAGGAGTTGAAAATGATCTGTGAGGACCAAGAGGAGAAAACCAGtgacctcaagacccagcaacgACAG GAGCTTCAAAGATTGGAGGAAAGAGTTCAGTTCTGGCTGAAGCAAAAGGATATGGTCACCCAAAAAAaggacttggcagaaaagctgcagcatcactttgaaggttcccagatgag GTCCAGAAAGCTCCGGCTggaacaggccacagcccagggTGGGAGCCCCTTGCAGAGGGAGGCTCTACAGCAAGAGACACCTGCTGAGCCCCATTCCCAGCAACCGCTGAAATCTGGGGATGAAGTTTCTTCTTCAGATTTGGTTTCCACTGTGGAATAG